The DNA sequence ATTTCAATAGCCCTTAATGAGGCGGCGGTATCTGTTGTAAAATAAGGGTTTCCGGTGCCTGCTCCAAAGATCACAATGCGGCCCTTTTCCAGGTGGCGGATAGCTCTGCGCCGGATGAAGGGTTCACAGATCTGCTCCATATTAATGGCCGAAAGCAGACGGGTTTTCATGCCCGTGTTCTCCAGGGCATCCTGCAGCGCCATGCTGTTGATAACCGTAGCAAGCATTCCCATATAATCCGCCTGCACACGATCCATCCCCCCTTTTTCAGCTTCCAGGCCGCGGTAAATATTGCCCCCGCCTATGACGATGGCCACTTCCACACCGCTTTTGGCTACCGCTTTGATATCCTCGGCATACTGGGCCACCATGTCCTGGTCAATACCATAGTCTTTCTTTCCCATCAGGGACTCTCCGCTCAGTTTCAGAAGTACTCTTTTGTATTGCATGCTGCTATTAATGACGTGAAGATAAAAAAATCCCCGATCAGTGTCGGGGATTAAAGCCTAATATTTAGGAACCGAGCATCTTCCGCTTAAATGCGGTGACGCTGAGTCCTTTCTGTACATGTTCCAGCATCTGCCGGACGGTCTTGGAACTGTCCTTTACAAATTCCTGGTTCAGCAGGGTGTTCTCCTTATAGAACTTATTGAGCTTGCCCTGGGCAATCTTATCCACCATCTCTTCGGGTTTACCTTCAGCGCGGATCTGTTCGCGGGCAATCTCCAGCTCGCGGTTCACCGTAGCTTCATCCACATCATCTTTGTCAACGGAGGCAGGGTTCATGGCTGCTATCTGCATGGCCACGTCTTTTCCTGCTTCCTCTGCACCTTCGCCGTCAGCGCTCAGTCCCACGAGTACGCCAATCCTGTTATTTCCATGAATGTAGGCGATCACCTTTGGCGCTGAAAGCGTTTCATAAGTTGAAACAGCGATCTTCTCGCCAATCTTGCCAGTTTCATCCAGTACACGGTCCGAAACGCTGATCCCGTTGAGTTCCAGGGAAAGCAATTCCTCAAGGGACGCGGGTTTCTTTTCTATTGCCAGGCTGGCAATGTCTTCGGCAAAGGCCACGAAATCCGCGTTCTTGGCTACGAAATCCGTTTCGCAATTCAGTTCAATGATGACGCCTTCCTTGCCGTCAGCAGTAGTTTTAGCGATCACCGCGCCTTCCTGGGCATCCCGGTCGGAACGGCTCGCTGATACTTTTGCGCCTTTTTTACGAAGATAATCCACAGCGGCTTCGAAATCGCCGCCGGCCTCCGTAAGGGCCTTCTTGCAGTCCATCATCCCCGCGCCGGTTTGCTGGCGCAGTTTGTTTACGTCTGCAGCAGATATTTGTACACTCATTGTTTATTTAAAATTTTGCAAATACGTCTTGCACCGGCATTACTCGGCAGAATCTTCGTTTTCCGCGCCGGCTGTCCTTCTGATCCGCTTGCGGCCGCCTTTCTCGGCAGAGACTACTTCCTTTTCGCCTTCTTCTTTTTCGGCCTTGGCCTTATCGGTTGCTTCGCGGTCTGCCTCATCTTCTTTCTCACGGCGGCGTTCGTCAAGGCCTTCTTCAATAGCCTTGCAGATTACCGAGGTGATCAGGCTGATGGATTTGGCCGCGTCATCGTTCGCAGGAATGGGAAAGTCGATCAGGGTCGGGTCTGAGTTCGTATCCACCATGGCGAAAGCCGGGATGTTCAACTTCAGCGCTTCCGAAACTGCAATGTGTTCCTTTTTAATGTCCACGATAAAAATGGCGGCGGGCAGGCGGTTAAGGTCGGCGATACCGCCGAGTACTTTTTCCAGCTTAATACGCTCGCGCTGCAGCATGAGCTTCTCTTTCTTGGAGATGTTATCATAAGTTCCGTCTTTCGTGAACTTATCGATATTGGTCATCTTCTTGATAGACTTGCGTACAGTAGAGAAGTTGGTGAGCATTCCGCCCAGCCAGCGTTCCGTCACGAAAGGCATGTTCACCATTTTGGCATGTTCCGCCATGATGTCCTTTGCCTGTTTCTTCGTAGCTACAAACAATACCTTACGGCCCGATTTCACGATCTGCTTAATGGCCGAAGCCGCTTCTTCCAGTTTGGTCTGGGTCTTATGCAGGTCAATTATGTGGATCCCGTTTTTCTCCATGAAAATATAGGGAGCCATCTTAGGGTTCCATTTGCGGGTAAGGTGTCCGAAATGCACACCGGCATCCAGCAAATCATTATATGTTGTTCTTGCCATGATATGATCCTCCTTGTATTAACGTTTACTGAATTGAAACTTCCTTCTTGCTTTCCGGCGACCGTATTTCTTACGTTCAACCATGCGGGAATCGCGTGTAAGCAATTCCTTGGCGCGCAGGGAAGGTTTAACTTCAGGATCAATTTCAACAAGGGCTTTGGCAATGGCAAGCCGAACGGCTTCTGCCTGTCCTTTAATGCCTCCGCCTTTTACATTTACCTTAATGTCGAACTTGCCGGCGGCATCTGCCACTTCAAGCGACTGGGTAACAATGTACTGCAGGGGAAGGGTAGGGAAATATACTTTGTAGTCTTTGCTGTTGATGATAACAGCGCCGCTGCCGTCGGCCACGTAGGCGCGGGCAATGGCGGTTTTCCGTCTTCCGGAAGTGTTGGTCGTACTCATTCTTCTTTAATTTTTTGGTTGAGTTTCCGTTAGAATTTTAACGGCTGCGGATTTTGCGCTTCATGAGGATGCTCAGGCCCTGCGTACACGTGCAGGTTTCTGATCAGCGCATTACCCAGTTTGTTTTTAGGCAGCATACCACGAACGGCTTTTTCAAGCACGCGCGCCGGGTATTTCGCCAGCAACTCTTTGGAAGAAATGAACCTCTGACCGCCGGGATAGCCGGTATGGCGGACATATTGCTTGTCCGTCAGCTTCTTTCCCGTCAACCTAACTTTGTCTGCATTGATAACGATCACATTATCTCCGCAGTCTACGTGTGGGGTGTACTCAGGCTTGTGCTTTCCCCGGATCACCATAGCGATCCTTGATGACAAGCGCCCCAGGATCTCGGCTTCAGCATCAACAACCACCCATTGCTTGTTGACAGTCTTTTTGTTTGCCGAGACAGTGCGATAACTTAACGTATTCATTTTACTAATTTAATTAACCCTTTCTTGGAGCTTCTCCAAAAAGGACTGCAAAGATAGAGGTTTTTTTATGTAGTTCAAAGGGGCGCGCATATAAATAGCACAGGCAGGAAAAGGCCGGCATGGGATTGGCCGCAGAAGCCTAAAAAAGAAAAGGGGCGTATTGCATACGTCCCTCCTGGATGAAGATTTGTCTCGGCGGCAAGACAAAAATACAAAAAATAATTTCAAGATTCAGCTAATATTCGAAATATATTTCACCAAAAACCGCTTGGCGACAGGCAAAAGTGTTTCCTCCACGGGAAAGGCGAGTCCGGTTTCCACCCCGTAAACCGCCGGGTTGACGTATTTTTCCCGGCTGCGGATAAGATCGCTCTTAATATACTCGTACGTATGGATGAAATTCTTCCGGTACTTGCAGAGAAATAAGGTATGAATGCCCCGGTAGCGTTCGGAATCACGCTCAAACAAGGTCACCTGGAATTCGTAAACCCTGGTTTCCCTGTTATTGCCATTGGTCATAAAAATATAGCCTTCCGCCGGGTTGAGCGGCAGTACGCCCACCGGGAAAACAGTTAACTGCTGTTCCACGTAATCGTAGATCTCTTTCCCTTCGCGCAGCGAAAGATCCATTTTGTCAAGCGCGTAATCAATGATCTGTTCCAGTTCCTGCATCATGCTATCATCAGAGACGATCTTATCATAAATGAGCTTCAGCTGTTTGAGGTCGGCCTTGCTCAACCGCCTGGGGAAACTCTTTTGAAGCGAGTCCTTGTTTTCCCTGAAAGCACGCAGGTTATTATAATGGAAAATGAGGTCTGCCAGGTGCGGGTAAAGCTTGTTCCGGTGAAAGTGTCCGTTCACCTCCTGCAAATAGGCCAAAAGCATATATTTCTTCAGTTCGAAGTCAATTCTGCCTTCGGCAAACCAGGTTTCATGCAGTTTCTTCATACCGGTTGCTGACTAGAATAATCCGTGGTCTTTGTAATTTACGAAAAAGATTGAACATTTGTCAATGCCCGCAAATAAAAATGAACAGATGAAAAAAGGTAAGCTGCTGCTGATTCCGGTTCCGCTTGGTGAAGGAGCGATTGAAAATTCCCTGGTGCCGGGCCTGCAGGCGGCCATTGCGGAAATGGATGAGTTCATCGTGGAAAACGGGAAAACCGCCCGCAGGTTTCTGAAACAAATGGGGATACGCACGCCCATGAACGAACTCCGGCTTCATGTTTATGACAAACATTCAGATAATGCAGCCATTGACGATTACTTAAAGCCTGTGTTGCAGGGGAAGGATGTCGGCTTGCTTTCAGAAGCAGGCTGCCCCGCCGTCGCCGACCCCGGCGCGCTGATCGTCCGGCGGGCCCATGAAAAGAACATCCGGGTGGTTCCTTATGTAGGGCCCAGTTCCATTATCTTAAGTTTAATGGCTTCCGGCTTTAACGGGCAGCAGTTTGCCTTCCAGGGGTACCTGCCTATTCCCCGCCCCGAACGCATACGGAAAATACAGGAACTTGAACGGGCTTCGCGGAAACTCCGGCAAACACAGATCTTTATTGAAACGCCCTTTCGCAATAACCAGCTGCTGGAAGACCTGCTCGGGGCTTGTCATGCAACTGCTTCCCTGAGCATTTCCTGCGATCTGACCACCGATACCGAATTCATCGCCACGCGAAGAATCGCCGAATGGAAAAGTCAGCCCCATCCTGACCTCCACAAGCGCCCGGCCGTATTCCTGCTCTATGCCGGCGACTAACAGGGAGGGCTCAGGGCTACATGTCCTTTATTGAAAAAGCTTTCAGCTCCGTTTTATATTTTGCCAGGTCTTTTGCTACTGCCCTTGCTTTTGCCTCCAGCTGCGCGATACTGATTTTTTTGGAATTACGTTTAACCTCTGCAACAATAGCTGTTTTATCAAGCCTGTTGAGGGCTATCAGATCTATTTCGTTTTCGCCCTTATTATTCCAATAACTGCCCACATCCGTTATGCGTTCGCTTTGGGCTAATTTTTCCCGGAAATACTGCTCTAATAGTAAGCCGCTGTACTGTTCGTAATTTTTCTCAATATATTCCCGCAATAATTCATGCCTGCTCATTTCAATAAGCAGTTGATTGGGAAAGATAAAGCGGAACCAGAATCGCAGATAATTATCGCTGATACTCCATCTCGTGTTGCGGCTTTCGGGCTTTGAAAACATTGGCTTTTTCCTCGTGATAAGAGAATAATCTCTTTCGAGGTTTACAAGGTATGTGCCTGTATTTTTGCCAATAATGGAATCAATCTCGCTTTGCGAAGTCTTACCTGAGGCGATTAGCTGCAATATTGAAAAGTAGGTGCCGTATTCTTTACCGAATTCCGAGCAGTAATGCTGTTTTGCCAATACGTCGCCTTCCCACCATCATGGTGAAACAGGCGGTTTTTTCAGACTGCCTGGTATTCAACTGAAGAATAGCCAATTCCTGCTTTCTATCGTAAAACTTCATTGTTTTTTGTAGGGCATTAACTTAATAGCCATTAATTTAATGCCCATTAATGTAATGGTCATTACAAAACTAATAAAATTTCCGGAATTCGCATATGCAGTCCCGACGATCGCTTATTCTTTTTCGGGCAAGTCAGGATAGAGCAGGCCATCGTGCGGATAGCGGCTCAGGTGAATGGCCTTGGCCTTTTCGTAGATCAGGTCGCGAAGTTCTTCAATATTTTCTCTGCCGGTAGCGGAAATAAAAACGGCGGGAGCGTTTTCTTTGGCCATCCAGGTCCGCTTGAACTCGTCCAGATTAAGGCCGGTTTCCCCGGCATTATACAAGTCAATCTTATTGAATACGGTGATCGTTAATTTATCCCCGGCGCCCAGTTCCTTCAGCGTTTCATTAACGGTCCGGATATGGTCATCGAAATTCGGGTGTGAAATATCCACCACATGGATCAGGATATCCGCTTCCCGCGTTTCTTCCAGCGTGGACTTAAAACTTTCCACCAGGTGATGGGGTAGCTTACGGATAAACCCTACCGTATCCGATAGCAGGAAGGGCAGGTTGTGGAACACTACTTTCCGGACCGTCGTGTCCAGGGTAGCGAACAATTTGTTTTCCGCGAAAATGCTTGATTTGCTCAGCAGGTTCATAAGCGTGGATTTCCCCACGTTGGTATAACCTACCAGGGCCACCCTTACCAGTTCGCCGCGGTTCTTGCGCTGGGTGGCATTTTGCTTTTCGATCTTCGACAGCTTTTCTTTTAATACGCTGATCCTGTTCCGGACTGCCCGGCGGTCGGTTTCAATTTCCTTTTCCCCGGCTCCGCCCCTGGTGCCGGTGCCGCCCCGCTGGCGCTCCAGGTGAGTCCACATGCGGGTAAGGCGGGGGAGAATGTATTCATAACGCGCCAGGTCTACCTGGGTTTTTGCCTGGGAGGTCTGCGCCCTTTTTGCAAAAATATCCAGGATCACCCGGCTCCTGTCCTGGATAGGCACCTGCAGGAAATTTTCCAGATTCCGGGTCTGGGAGGGGCTGAGTTCATCATCAAAGATCACGATGTCGGCTTCGGCCATTTTTACATATTCCTGGATCTCTTCCAGTTTTCCCTTACCGACGAATGTTTTCGTGTCAGGGACAGGCAGGCGCTGGGTAAATGTTTTGACAGTAACGCCGCCTGCAGTTTCAACCAGGAAAGCGAGTTCGTCCAGGTACTCCTGTGCCTGTTCAGGGCTTTGTTCCGGCCGGATCACTCCCACCAGCACTGCCTTTTCCTTTGATCCGCTTTCTTTCATTTACTGCCTGATTTAAGTTTACAAATATACGAGTGTTGCATTATTTTTGTTAATTTCACCAACCGGTTTATAACACGTGCTAATTCCCCTTTGTACAATGAAAAAAGCAATTGCCAGCATTTTGTTTGCCTTCCTCTGCATTTCCGTTGCCATGGCCCAGGACTCCGAAGAATTCATTGCTAAACAATACGTTACCAAAAAAGGGGACACCTTATTGTATCGTATGCTTTATCCTGCCGATTATGGCAGCCAAAAGAAGTACCCGCTGGTAATTTTCCTTCACGGGGCCGGCGAACGCGGGAATGATAATAAAAAACAGCTTACCCACGGTTCAGACCTGTTTCTGAAGGAAGATGTGCTAAGCAATTATCCTGCCATCGTAGTTTTCCCGCAGTGTCCGGAATCTGACTTCTGGTCTTCGGTAAAGATCACCAGGGAGGAGGCGGGCGCCAGCTTTGATTTTGACTACCCCGACGATCCCACCAAATCGCTGGAGCTGGTCATGGACCTCACCACCTACCTGACAAAAATGGAAGCCGTTGATGAGAAACGGATTTATGTGATGGGCTTATCCATGGGAGGTATGGGTACTTTTGAATTACTGGCACGCCAGCCCAAAAAATTTGCCGCCGCTGTTCCCATCTGCGGCGGAGGCAACCCGGAAGATTGTGAGAAATATGCGGAAAGAGTTCCGCTATGGGTTTTTCACGGCGCGCGGGATAATATTGTAAGGCCCGAGTACTCCCGCGAAATGGTGGATGAGTTGAAACGGCTGGAAGCGGATGTCACCTATACCGAATATCCTGAGGCCGGTCATGAAAGCTGGGAAAACGCCTTTGCGGAGCCGGACCTGCTGAAATGGCTTTTCAGTAAAGAAAAATAGGCCGGCCCTGCTTCGCGTTACCGGGCTTGCTTAGCCTTATAATGTATTCACCGCTTTAATAAATTCCTCGCATGCTTTGCCGGGATCGGCTTCCTTCATAAACGTTTCCCCGATAAGGAAACCGCGGAAACCGGCTTCTTTCAGCTGCACAATAACGGCAGGCTGGCTGATAGCGCTTTCTGATATTTTAACGGCGGAAGCCGGAAGCAATTCCCCAAGGCGAAAAGATGTTTGCACATCGGTGCTGAAATCATTGAGGTTCCGGTTATTGATCCCTACAACGTCTACAAAATGATTGATATGTCCGAGTTCCTGCTCATTGTGTACTTCCAGGAGTACTTCCAGCCCCAGCGAGCGGGCAAAGCGGGCAAGTTTTTCTGTTTCATGTACGCTCAGAATGGCAGCGATCAAAAGGATCACATCCGCCCCGATAGCCTTTGCTTCCAACAGCTGGTATTCATCAATGATGAAGTCCTTCCGGAGAATGGGAATTGTTACCGCCGCGCGGGCTTTTTCAAGGTTTTCATTGCTGCCGCCGAAAAAGTCCACGTCCGTCAATACGGAGAGAGCGGAGGCGCCGGCCAGTTCATAAGCGGATGCAGTGGCGATCACATCCGCATGCCCGTTTAAAAGGCCTTTGGATGGCGAGCGGCGCTTAAATTCAGCTATAATGCCCGAGGCGCCCCGGCGCGTCAGCGCTTTTTTGAAGGAAAGGGGGCTGCGTTTGAAATGCGAAGTGCTTTCAAGCCGGCTTACCGGCAGGCTCTTTTTATTTGCTTCTACTTCTTCTTTCTTACGGGAAACGATCTTATCCAGAATGCTCATATGCTCCTATTTAACCAGTTTTCCATGATCCTGTGCCCATGCGCCGTAAGGACCGATTCCGGGTGAAATTGCACGCCGCAGACATCGTACTCCCGGTGTCTTAATGCCATTACCGTGCCATCCGGGTCCTTCGCCGTGATCTTCAGGCAGGAAGGGAAATCCTTATCCGAAACGGCCCAGGAATGATAACGCCCCGATTTGAACTTCTTCGGGACATCCCGGAAAAGAGGCTCGCTTTCGTCCAGCACTTCGGTTTCCACCGAAACCCCGTGAATCACTTTCGGAAGATTTACCAATGTGCCGCCGAAGACCTCCGCAATTGCCTGTTCGCCCAGGCATACGCCAAAGATAGGTTTAACGGACGCATACTCCCTGATAAGATCACATAAAATGCCCGATTCGGAAGGGATTCCCGGGCCGGGGGACAGAATGATGCGATCGTAGTCTTTCACTGCATCCAGGGTGATCTTATCGTTCCGGTGTACCTCCAGCTCATAGCCCCCGATCTCGCGGACCAGGTGTACCAGGTTGTAGGTGAATGAATCGTAATTATCCAGTATAAGTATTTTTTCCATATATCTCCGGGGACTAAATATCTCCCGCCATTTCAATTGCTTTTTTTAAGGCAGCCAGCTTATTGCTCACCTCCTGTAACTCGTTTTCATGTACCGAGTCCGCCACGAAACCAAAGCCTGCCTGGAAATGCAGCACATTTTGCTTGCTCAGGAAAGACCGGATCATGATCGCATGGTTAAAATCTCCGTTGAAACCCATAAAGCCGATGGCTCCTGCGTAGAAACTCCGAGATCCTTTTTCATGCTCGTCAATAAGCTGCATAGCCCGGTACTTGGGGGCTCCGGAGAGTGTCCCCGCGGGAAAAGTCTTAGCCACTATTTTCATGGTGGGACCTCGTCCCGGAGTTTGCCTGACACCGTCGAAACCAGGTGGATCACATGGGAGTAATATTGCACCTCGCGGAATTTCTCCACCTGCACCTTATCGCAGTGTATGCTCAGATCGTTGCGGGCAAGGTCAACCAGCATCACGTGTTCGGCATTCTCCTTGGGGTCTTCCATGAGCTTTTCGGCCAGGATCGCATCGGCCTCGTCGTCTCCGCTG is a window from the Anseongella ginsenosidimutans genome containing:
- a CDS encoding SAM-dependent methyltransferase produces the protein MKKGKLLLIPVPLGEGAIENSLVPGLQAAIAEMDEFIVENGKTARRFLKQMGIRTPMNELRLHVYDKHSDNAAIDDYLKPVLQGKDVGLLSEAGCPAVADPGALIVRRAHEKNIRVVPYVGPSSIILSLMASGFNGQQFAFQGYLPIPRPERIRKIQELERASRKLRQTQIFIETPFRNNQLLEDLLGACHATASLSISCDLTTDTEFIATRRIAEWKSQPHPDLHKRPAVFLLYAGD
- a CDS encoding DUF234 domain-containing protein, which produces MAKQHYCSEFGKEYGTYFSILQLIASGKTSQSEIDSIIGKNTGTYLVNLERDYSLITRKKPMFSKPESRNTRWSISDNYLRFWFRFIFPNQLLIEMSRHELLREYIEKNYEQYSGLLLEQYFREKLAQSERITDVGSYWNNKGENEIDLIALNRLDKTAIVAEVKRNSKKISIAQLEAKARAVAKDLAKYKTELKAFSIKDM
- a CDS encoding prolyl oligopeptidase family serine peptidase, yielding MKKAIASILFAFLCISVAMAQDSEEFIAKQYVTKKGDTLLYRMLYPADYGSQKKYPLVIFLHGAGERGNDNKKQLTHGSDLFLKEDVLSNYPAIVVFPQCPESDFWSSVKITREEAGASFDFDYPDDPTKSLELVMDLTTYLTKMEAVDEKRIYVMGLSMGGMGTFELLARQPKKFAAAVPICGGGNPEDCEKYAERVPLWVFHGARDNIVRPEYSREMVDELKRLEADVTYTEYPEAGHESWENAFAEPDLLKWLFSKEK
- the tsf gene encoding translation elongation factor Ts, producing the protein MSVQISAADVNKLRQQTGAGMMDCKKALTEAGGDFEAAVDYLRKKGAKVSASRSDRDAQEGAVIAKTTADGKEGVIIELNCETDFVAKNADFVAFAEDIASLAIEKKPASLEELLSLELNGISVSDRVLDETGKIGEKIAVSTYETLSAPKVIAYIHGNNRIGVLVGLSADGEGAEEAGKDVAMQIAAMNPASVDKDDVDEATVNRELEIAREQIRAEGKPEEMVDKIAQGKLNKFYKENTLLNQEFVKDSSKTVRQMLEHVQKGLSVTAFKRKMLGS
- the hflX gene encoding GTPase HflX; this translates as MKESGSKEKAVLVGVIRPEQSPEQAQEYLDELAFLVETAGGVTVKTFTQRLPVPDTKTFVGKGKLEEIQEYVKMAEADIVIFDDELSPSQTRNLENFLQVPIQDRSRVILDIFAKRAQTSQAKTQVDLARYEYILPRLTRMWTHLERQRGGTGTRGGAGEKEIETDRRAVRNRISVLKEKLSKIEKQNATQRKNRGELVRVALVGYTNVGKSTLMNLLSKSSIFAENKLFATLDTTVRKVVFHNLPFLLSDTVGFIRKLPHHLVESFKSTLEETREADILIHVVDISHPNFDDHIRTVNETLKELGAGDKLTITVFNKIDLYNAGETGLNLDEFKRTWMAKENAPAVFISATGRENIEELRDLIYEKAKAIHLSRYPHDGLLYPDLPEKE
- a CDS encoding chorismate-binding protein, with the translated sequence MAKTFPAGTLSGAPKYRAMQLIDEHEKGSRSFYAGAIGFMGFNGDFNHAIMIRSFLSKQNVLHFQAGFGFVADSVHENELQEVSNKLAALKKAIEMAGDI
- a CDS encoding anthranilate synthase component II codes for the protein MEKILILDNYDSFTYNLVHLVREIGGYELEVHRNDKITLDAVKDYDRIILSPGPGIPSESGILCDLIREYASVKPIFGVCLGEQAIAEVFGGTLVNLPKVIHGVSVETEVLDESEPLFRDVPKKFKSGRYHSWAVSDKDFPSCLKITAKDPDGTVMALRHREYDVCGVQFHPESVLTAHGHRIMENWLNRSI
- the rpsB gene encoding 30S ribosomal protein S2; the protein is MARTTYNDLLDAGVHFGHLTRKWNPKMAPYIFMEKNGIHIIDLHKTQTKLEEAASAIKQIVKSGRKVLFVATKKQAKDIMAEHAKMVNMPFVTERWLGGMLTNFSTVRKSIKKMTNIDKFTKDGTYDNISKKEKLMLQRERIKLEKVLGGIADLNRLPAAIFIVDIKKEHIAVSEALKLNIPAFAMVDTNSDPTLIDFPIPANDDAAKSISLITSVICKAIEEGLDERRREKEDEADREATDKAKAEKEEGEKEVVSAEKGGRKRIRRTAGAENEDSAE
- the pyrH gene encoding UMP kinase; translated protein: MQYKRVLLKLSGESLMGKKDYGIDQDMVAQYAEDIKAVAKSGVEVAIVIGGGNIYRGLEAEKGGMDRVQADYMGMLATVINSMALQDALENTGMKTRLLSAINMEQICEPFIRRRAIRHLEKGRIVIFGAGTGNPYFTTDTAASLRAIEIEADVVLKGTRVDGIYTADPEIVKDAVRFDNLTYTEAYEKGLKVMDMTAFTLCQENKLPIIVFDMNKKGNFMKITQGELIGTLVHAE
- the rpsI gene encoding 30S ribosomal protein S9, whose translation is MSTTNTSGRRKTAIARAYVADGSGAVIINSKDYKVYFPTLPLQYIVTQSLEVADAAGKFDIKVNVKGGGIKGQAEAVRLAIAKALVEIDPEVKPSLRAKELLTRDSRMVERKKYGRRKARRKFQFSKR
- the trpC gene encoding indole-3-glycerol phosphate synthase TrpC, which codes for MSILDKIVSRKKEEVEANKKSLPVSRLESTSHFKRSPLSFKKALTRRGASGIIAEFKRRSPSKGLLNGHADVIATASAYELAGASALSVLTDVDFFGGSNENLEKARAAVTIPILRKDFIIDEYQLLEAKAIGADVILLIAAILSVHETEKLARFARSLGLEVLLEVHNEQELGHINHFVDVVGINNRNLNDFSTDVQTSFRLGELLPASAVKISESAISQPAVIVQLKEAGFRGFLIGETFMKEADPGKACEEFIKAVNTL
- the rplM gene encoding 50S ribosomal protein L13, with the protein product MNTLSYRTVSANKKTVNKQWVVVDAEAEILGRLSSRIAMVIRGKHKPEYTPHVDCGDNVIVINADKVRLTGKKLTDKQYVRHTGYPGGQRFISSKELLAKYPARVLEKAVRGMLPKNKLGNALIRNLHVYAGPEHPHEAQNPQPLKF